A region from the Camelus ferus isolate YT-003-E chromosome 1, BCGSAC_Cfer_1.0, whole genome shotgun sequence genome encodes:
- the POU1F1 gene encoding pituitary-specific positive transcription factor 1, translating to MSCQPFTSADTFIPLNSESSATLPLIMHHSAAECLPVSNHATNVMSTATGLHYSVPSCHYGNQSSTYGVMAGSLTPCLYKFPDHALSHGFPPMHQPLLPEDPTAADFKQELRRKSKLVEEPIDMDSPEIRELEKFANEFKVRRIKLGYTQTNVGEALAAVHGSEFSQTTICRFENLQLSFKNACKLKAILSKWLEEAEQVGALYNEKVGANERKRKRRTTISIAAKDALERHFGEQNKPSSQEILRMAEELNLEKEVVRVWFCNRRQREKRVKTSLNQSLFTISKEHLECR from the exons ATGAGTTGCCAACCTTTTACTTCGGCTGATACCTTTATACCTCTGAATTCTGAGTCTTCTGCAACTCTGCCTCTGATAATGCACCACAGCGCTGCCGAGTGCCTACCAGTCTCCAACCATGCCACCAACGTGATGTCCACAG CAACAGGACTTCATTATTCTGTTCCTTCCTGTCATTATGGGAACCAGTCATCAACCTATGGAGTGATGGCAG GCAGCTTAACCCCTTGTCTTTATAAGTTTCCCGACCATGCCTTGAGTCATGGCTTTCCCCCCATGCACCAGCCTCTCCTGCCGGAGGACCCCACAGCCGCTGATTTCAAGCAGGAGCTCAGGCGGAAAAGCAAGTTGGTGGAAGAACCAATAGACATGGATTCTCCGGAAATCCGGGAACTTGAAAAGTTTGCCAATGAATTTAAAGTGAGAAGAATTAAGTTAG gCTACACCCAAACGAATGTTGGGGAAGCCCTGGCAGCCGTGCATGGCTCTGAGTTCAGTCAAACAACTATCTGCCGATTCGAAAACCTGCAGCTCAGCTTCAAAAATGCGTGCAAACTAAAAGCAATATTATCCAAGTGGCTGGAGGAAGCTGAGCAAGTAGGAG CTTTATACAATGAGAAAGTAGgagcaaatgaaaggaaaaggaaacggAGAACAACTATCAG taTTGCTGCTAAAGACGCTCTAGAGAGACATTTTGGAGAACAGAATAAACCTTCCTCTCAAGAGATCCTGCGGATGGCTGAAGAACTGAATCTGGAGAAAGAAGTAGTGAGGGTTTGGTTTTGCAACcgaaggcaaagagaaaaacgGGTGAAAACAAGTCTGAATCAGAGTTTGTTTACTATTTCTAAGGAGCATCTTGAATGCAGATAA